The proteins below come from a single Xyrauchen texanus isolate HMW12.3.18 chromosome 1, RBS_HiC_50CHRs, whole genome shotgun sequence genomic window:
- the LOC127646015 gene encoding Fc receptor-like protein 2, with protein sequence MRAHSNLGCPTRAPPGPHSVGPTRAPHFTPTWAPKGFAVGPQLAPMGAHSTYSGPAHSQPTLWGVPLGPHLGPIVWCPHVPRISRRYLGPQWAARNGPIRAPMEHVCWVLAIWVIDAGLHDLPTAKLTVHPETSVFTGETVIMKCDIESDYSNWRYEWYKDRTVVSESERYTVNTNTLTIRGATESDQHQFCCRGKRDGRPATSQNTSVTLSVKDSKLNPELTSDTAGAALTGNTVTLICHMTQTTGWDFYWYKHTQNSEKNKTETNSYRVHIDSVSDGGQYWCRAGRGEPVYYTNYSDALWVSVTAQRPSVSLIISPSRSQHFSSHSLSLNCEDHNNSTGWTVRRNTDSERMKDCSSTGSTCEISSLKTSDTGVYWCESQSGEHSPHINITVHDGDVILESSVHPVIEGDTLTLHCLHRSTNSSILTADFYKDGSLLQKQTTGEMSIPTVSKSHEGFYSCKHGERGQSPESWISVTGES encoded by the exons ATGAGGGCCCACTCTAATTTGGGCTGTCCCACTAGGGCCCCACCTGGACCCCATAGTGTGGGGCCCACGCGTGCCCCACATTTCACGCCCACATGGGCCCCTAAAGGGTTTGCTGTGGGCCCACAACTGGCCCCAATGGGGGCCCACTCTACTTACTCTGGGCCTGCCCACAGTCAGCCCACACTTTGGGGTGTACCACTGGGGCCCCACCTGGGTCCCATAGTGTGGTGCCCACACGTGCCCCGCATTTCGCGCCGGTATCTGGGCCCACAGTGGGCTGCCCGCAATGGCCCCATTCGGGCCCCAATGGAGCATGTTTGCTGGGTTCTTGCTATCTGG GTGATTGATGCGGGGCTGCACG ATTTGCCCACAGCTAAACTCACTGTACATCCAGAAACATCTGTTTTCACTGGAGAGACAGTGATCATGAAGTGTGACATTGAGTCTGATTACAGTAACTGGAGATATGAGTGGTATAAAGACAGAACTGTCGTGTCTGAGTCTGAGCGTTACACTgtaaacacaaacactctcactatcAGAGGAGCTACTGAGTCTGATCAACATCAGTTCTGCTGTCGAGGAAAGAGAGATGGAAGACCAGCAACATCACAGAACACAAGTGTTACTCTTTCTGTTAAAG ACTCAAAGCTCAATCCTGAACTCACATCAGATActgcaggagctgcactgacaGGAAACACGGTGACTCTGATCTGTCACATGACTCAGACCACTGGATGGGACTTTTactggtacaaacacacacagaactctgagaaaaacaagacagaaacaaaCTCCTACAGAGTCCATATTGATTCAGTGTCTGATGGAGGTCAGTACTGGTGTAGAGCTGGAAGAGGAGAACCAGTTTACTACACAAACTACAGTGATGCATTGTGGGTCAGTGTCACAG CTCAACGTCCCTCAGTGTCTCTGATCATCAGTCCCAGCAGAAGTCAACACTtctcatctcactctctctctctgaactgtGAGGATCACAATAACTCCACTGGATGGACAGTGAGAAGaaacacagacagtgagagaatGAAAGATTGTTCATCTACAGGATCTACATGTGAAATCAGCTCCCTTAAAACATCTGACACTGGAGTGTACTGGTGTGAGTCTCAATCTGGAGAACACAGTCCTCATATTAACATCACAGTACATG ATGGTGATGTGATTCTGGAGAGTTCTGTTCATCCTGTGATTGAGGGAGATACTCTGACTCTACACTGTTTACATCGATCTACAAACTCCTCAATCCTCACAGCTGATTTCTATAAAGATGGATCACTCCTCCAGAAACAGACGACAGGAGAGATGAGCATCCCTACTGTCTCAAAGTCACATGAGGGTTTCTACTCCTGTAAACACGGAGAGAGAGGACAGTCACCCGAGAGCTGGATCTCAGTCACAGGTGAGAGT